In the Anoplopoma fimbria isolate UVic2021 breed Golden Eagle Sablefish chromosome 7, Afim_UVic_2022, whole genome shotgun sequence genome, one interval contains:
- the LOC129093436 gene encoding immunoglobulin kappa light chain-like, with protein sequence MTPPNSALYITCLFLTNIAPMDTLYQSSLHFQSEDVGESVTLPCVCDDAALKFFWYKQTPGQKPKLLSTFYKYNNNGTFHHEFKNNPRFSLETESGKSHLKISDLKISDSANYYCAESNLVDFKFCDGVTVSVQGSRLNLPVLVHQSASDSIQPGGSVTLNCTVHTGTCDEQHSVYWFKDSEESHPGLIYTHGGRNDQCERKPNTQTHTCVYSLPMKSLNLSHAGTYYCAVASCGHILFGDGTKLDFKDDRGSLVLVYFLSGALAFTNILVVLLAFSVYKMNKSQSAERNVTFSASSTQNTALCQDAENLHYAALRDHNRNRSRRPRDNTQTECVYSGVRP encoded by the exons ATGACACCTCCAAACTCGGCGTTGTATATCACATGTCTGTTCTTGACGAATATCG CTCCTATGGACACTTTATATCAATcatcattacattttcaatCGGAAGATGTTGGGGAAAGTGTGACTCTGCCATGCGTCTGTGATGATGCAGCGCTGAAGTTTTTCTGGTATAAGCAAACTCCGGGACAGAAACCAAAGCTGTTGTCTACATTCTATAAGTATAACAATAACGGCACCTTCCatcatgaatttaaaaacaatccacGTTTCTCACTGGAAACTGAAAGCGGTAAAAGTCACTTGAAGATTTCAGATCTGAAAATTTCAGACTCAGCCAATTACTACTGCGCAGAGAGCAATTTGGTTGACTTTAAATTTTGCGACGGTGTTACGGTCAGTGTCCAGGGTTCACGTTTGAACCTCCCAGTTTTGGTCCACCAGTCAGCATCTGATTCCATCCAGCCTGGAGGCTCTGTGACTCTGAACTGTACAGTTCACACTGGGACCTGTGATGAACAACACAGTGTTTACTGGTTCAAAGACTCTGAAGAATCTCATCCAGGACTCATTTACACCCATGGAGGCAGGAATGATCAGTGTGAGAGGAaacccaacacacaaacacacacctgcgtCTACAGCCTGCCGATGAAGAGCCTGAATCTGTCTCATGCTGGGACCTACTACTGTGCTGTTGCCTCATGTGGACACATACTGTTTGGAGACGGGACCAAGCTGGACTTTAAGG ATGACAGGGGCTCTCTGGTCTTGGTGTATTTTTTGAGTGGAGCTTTGGCGTTCACCAACATCCTGGTTGTTTTACTGGCTTTCTCAGTGTATAAGATGAACAAAAGTCAAAGTGCAG AGcgtaatgtaacattttcagCAAGTTCTACTCAGAATACAGCG TTATGTCAAGACGCAGAGAACCTCCATTACGCTGCTTTGAGGGATCACAACCGCAACAGATCAAGAAGACCGAGGGACAACACCCAGACTGAATGTGTGTACTCCGGCGTAAGGCCGTAG